In Myxococcus stipitatus, the following are encoded in one genomic region:
- a CDS encoding parallel beta-helix domain-containing protein, with protein sequence MNRLPLSRVTRVALVSLMSLLAIPACSDDENDGPFADPNPSTGQGSPDAGAPDSGTPDSGPGTPDSGTPDSGTTVWPQEFTCEGKEAHALTFNPGQEQQLQNAVNDLKPCTTITLGAGTFHFDNAVTIRADGITFQGAGRGAQGEGTGGAASTVLDFSAAAANTNGLDVVGKLFTLRDVALWNAQKDALRVENSSNVFIQRIRTEWERENQSSNGKYGIYPVKSRYVVVEDCEAYNAADAGIYVGQTRYAIIRRNIAKKNVAGIEIENTKFAYVEGNTAIDNTTGLVVFDLPGNPIQGTDVLVTKNTITGNNRHNFASDSGSSSTVSQVPAGTGTFILASRRVEFVGNTWGNNNTVDIAVLSGLAIEPNPVLWSAGFFNFSTSDVYVHHNTFLGGSGESVDSGTPSLAERPLGFLIANLYAYGKAAAGVDRVEHVLWDGIDPAPRNESVANGMNLCFTNNTLPATTKAAVVDLDLEAVQKKLMAATPDIVGAWGETRRYNQGATPFNCTGFRPALKLP encoded by the coding sequence ATGAACCGTCTGCCGCTTTCGCGCGTGACCCGTGTCGCGCTCGTCTCCTTGATGAGCCTGCTCGCCATCCCCGCCTGTTCGGATGACGAGAATGATGGGCCGTTCGCGGACCCCAACCCGAGCACGGGCCAAGGCAGCCCGGACGCGGGGGCGCCGGATTCAGGGACGCCGGACTCGGGGCCGGGCACGCCGGATTCGGGGACTCCGGACTCGGGCACCACGGTGTGGCCGCAGGAGTTCACGTGTGAGGGCAAGGAAGCCCACGCGCTGACGTTCAATCCGGGCCAGGAGCAGCAGCTCCAGAACGCCGTCAACGACTTGAAGCCCTGCACCACCATCACCCTGGGGGCGGGCACCTTCCACTTCGACAACGCGGTGACCATCCGCGCGGACGGCATCACCTTCCAGGGCGCGGGCCGTGGCGCGCAGGGCGAGGGCACCGGTGGCGCGGCCAGCACGGTGCTGGACTTCTCCGCCGCCGCCGCGAACACCAACGGCCTGGACGTGGTGGGCAAGCTCTTCACGCTGCGCGACGTGGCGCTGTGGAACGCGCAGAAGGACGCGCTGCGCGTGGAGAACTCCAGCAACGTGTTCATCCAGCGCATCCGCACCGAGTGGGAGCGGGAGAACCAGTCGAGCAACGGCAAGTACGGCATCTACCCGGTGAAGTCGCGCTACGTCGTCGTGGAGGACTGCGAGGCGTACAACGCGGCGGACGCGGGCATCTACGTGGGCCAGACGCGCTACGCCATCATCCGCCGGAACATCGCGAAGAAGAACGTGGCGGGCATTGAAATCGAGAACACGAAGTTCGCCTACGTGGAAGGCAACACGGCCATCGACAACACCACGGGTCTGGTGGTGTTCGATTTGCCGGGCAACCCCATCCAGGGCACGGACGTGCTCGTCACGAAGAACACCATCACCGGCAACAACCGGCACAACTTCGCGTCGGACTCGGGCAGCAGCAGCACCGTGTCCCAGGTGCCGGCCGGAACGGGCACGTTCATCCTGGCGTCGCGCCGGGTGGAGTTCGTGGGCAACACGTGGGGCAACAACAACACGGTGGACATCGCGGTGTTGAGCGGTCTGGCCATCGAGCCCAACCCCGTCCTGTGGTCCGCGGGCTTCTTCAACTTCAGCACGTCGGACGTGTACGTCCACCACAACACCTTCCTGGGTGGCAGCGGTGAGAGCGTGGACAGCGGCACGCCCAGCCTCGCGGAGCGTCCGCTGGGCTTCCTCATCGCCAACCTCTATGCCTACGGCAAGGCGGCCGCGGGTGTGGACCGCGTGGAGCACGTGCTGTGGGACGGCATCGACCCGGCGCCGCGCAACGAGAGCGTGGCCAACGGCATGAACCTCTGCTTCACCAACAACACGCTGCCTGCGACCACGAAGGCGGCGGTGGTGGACCTGGACCTGGAGGCGGTGCAGAAGAAGCTGATGGCGGCCACGCCCGACATCGTCGGCGCCTGGGGTGAGACGCGCCGCTACAACCAGGGGGCCACGCCGTTCAA
- a CDS encoding DUF3445 domain-containing protein — protein MALGVRALRPGETLIEIDAPHYTAELALKDSLLREDFHARFQALPGTEAMQWEVLRLVLTRLAADFPERFSLREEGPTWEWRNSPADTRTALTPGDAGSLPLAPLDWVGRQVQEDLLVLDGTREGFPLVAGQLCFPSGWCLADKVGRSLLDVHAPVPRFAEQMGNPTLRLLEGLKPGRTVTRCNWAFTVTERLCMEPSAFEQWRHLFEGITPENAGERCFLRLERQTLSRLPETGAILFTIHTYRAPVAGEVPTAEHRRRLAHVLRTVPDDMSGYKRLAPLREPLLAYLERT, from the coding sequence ATGGCACTTGGAGTACGCGCCCTGCGGCCGGGTGAAACACTCATCGAAATAGACGCGCCGCATTACACAGCCGAGCTGGCGTTGAAAGACTCGCTATTGCGCGAGGATTTCCACGCGCGCTTTCAAGCCCTGCCGGGGACGGAGGCGATGCAATGGGAGGTGTTGCGCCTGGTGCTGACGCGGCTGGCGGCGGACTTCCCCGAGCGCTTCTCGCTGCGGGAGGAGGGCCCCACGTGGGAGTGGCGCAACAGCCCCGCGGACACGCGGACGGCGCTGACGCCCGGGGATGCGGGCAGCCTGCCGTTGGCGCCGCTGGACTGGGTGGGGCGGCAGGTGCAGGAGGACCTGCTGGTGCTGGATGGCACGCGTGAGGGTTTTCCACTGGTGGCCGGGCAGCTCTGCTTTCCCTCCGGTTGGTGTCTGGCTGACAAGGTCGGCCGGTCGCTGTTGGACGTGCACGCGCCGGTGCCGCGCTTCGCCGAACAGATGGGGAACCCCACGCTGCGGCTCCTGGAGGGGCTCAAGCCGGGGCGCACCGTCACGCGCTGCAACTGGGCCTTCACCGTCACGGAGCGGCTGTGCATGGAGCCCTCCGCGTTCGAGCAGTGGCGCCACCTCTTCGAAGGCATCACCCCGGAGAACGCCGGCGAGCGCTGCTTCCTGCGCCTGGAGCGGCAGACGCTCAGCCGCCTTCCGGAGACGGGCGCCATCCTCTTCACCATCCACACGTACCGCGCCCCGGTGGCCGGTGAGGTCCCCACCGCCGAGCACCGCCGCCGGCTGGCCCACGTGCTGCGCACCGTCCCCGACGACATGAGCGGCTACAAGCGCCTGGCTCCGCTGCGCGAGCCCCTGCTGGCGTACCTGGAGCGGACCTGA
- a CDS encoding FKBP-type peptidyl-prolyl cis-trans isomerase, which produces MRKMCLVAMMLSLAACQPQGAKDGASTAAAANPQTDDQKTLYALGMSLGRNISVFDMTPEELAFVQAGLSAQVKGEKPAVELETYGPKLPELARARSTRRAEKEKEKAKAFLETQSKEPGAEKTESGLVYKELTPGTGESPKATDIVKVHYKGTLSDGTEFDSSYKRGEPTQFPLQGVIKCWTEGVQKMKVGGKAKLVCPSDIAYGDRGAPPNIPGGAALVFEVELLEIVKPPEAPPAPATPPSAEQKK; this is translated from the coding sequence ATGCGGAAGATGTGTCTTGTTGCGATGATGCTGAGCCTGGCCGCGTGCCAGCCTCAGGGGGCGAAGGACGGGGCCAGCACGGCGGCTGCGGCCAACCCGCAGACGGATGACCAGAAGACGCTGTACGCGCTCGGCATGTCCCTGGGCCGGAACATCAGCGTGTTCGACATGACCCCGGAGGAGCTGGCGTTCGTCCAGGCGGGTCTCAGCGCGCAGGTGAAGGGCGAGAAGCCCGCGGTGGAGCTGGAGACGTACGGCCCGAAGCTGCCGGAGCTCGCCCGCGCGCGCAGCACCCGCCGCGCCGAGAAGGAGAAGGAGAAGGCGAAGGCGTTCCTGGAGACCCAGTCGAAGGAGCCCGGCGCGGAGAAGACCGAGTCCGGCCTGGTCTACAAGGAGCTGACCCCGGGCACGGGTGAGTCCCCCAAGGCCACGGACATCGTGAAGGTTCACTACAAGGGCACGCTGTCCGACGGCACGGAGTTCGACAGCTCCTACAAGCGTGGCGAGCCCACGCAGTTCCCGCTCCAGGGCGTCATCAAGTGCTGGACGGAGGGCGTGCAGAAGATGAAGGTCGGCGGCAAGGCCAAGCTGGTGTGCCCGTCCGACATCGCGTACGGCGACCGCGGCGCGCCGCCGAACATCCCGGGCGGTGCGGCCCTGGTGTTCGAGGTGGAGTTGCTGGAGATCGTCAAGCCGCCGGAGGCTCCTCCCGCGCCCGCGACGCCTCCTTCGGCCGAGCAGAAGAAGTAG
- a CDS encoding dienelactone hydrolase family protein: protein MKTSSPHRHVLFVGLLLLAGGCVSGGAPLEVLRGPSPTGAITEEEFKALHTSPAEAPAMPHGQEVEIAGMKAYLSLPEDVKAPLPAVLVIPEQWGLGAHMRHWADRLAANGYAALAVDLYDGKVPATAAEALAWSRRLDPVRTMQSLKAAHAFLQDDARVRALRTGVLGWSVGGGWSLKAAMEIPELDAAVLYYANPVVTDVEALATIRASVLGIIAARDEVIRREEAWVLRDALDGAGVFHRMVELEGAHGFANPLDPGYDERSAAMAWAEASMFLEHHLRR, encoded by the coding sequence ATGAAGACCTCCTCCCCGCACCGTCACGTGTTGTTCGTGGGCCTGCTGCTGCTCGCCGGAGGTTGCGTGAGCGGGGGGGCTCCTCTCGAGGTGCTGCGGGGCCCGTCGCCCACGGGCGCCATCACCGAGGAGGAGTTCAAGGCGCTGCACACCTCGCCCGCGGAGGCACCCGCCATGCCCCACGGGCAGGAGGTGGAGATTGCCGGGATGAAGGCGTACCTGAGCCTCCCGGAGGACGTGAAGGCGCCGCTGCCCGCGGTGCTGGTCATCCCCGAGCAGTGGGGGCTGGGCGCGCACATGCGTCATTGGGCGGACCGGCTGGCGGCCAATGGCTACGCGGCGCTCGCGGTGGACCTGTATGACGGCAAGGTGCCCGCGACGGCGGCCGAGGCGCTCGCGTGGTCGCGGAGGTTGGACCCGGTCCGGACGATGCAGTCGCTGAAGGCGGCGCATGCGTTCCTCCAGGACGACGCGCGCGTGCGGGCTTTGCGCACGGGGGTGCTGGGGTGGAGCGTGGGCGGAGGCTGGTCACTCAAGGCCGCCATGGAGATTCCGGAGCTGGACGCGGCGGTGCTCTACTACGCCAACCCGGTGGTGACGGACGTGGAGGCGCTGGCCACCATCCGCGCGTCCGTGCTGGGCATCATCGCGGCGCGGGACGAGGTGATTCGCCGCGAGGAGGCGTGGGTGCTCCGCGACGCGCTGGATGGCGCGGGTGTGTTCCACCGCATGGTGGAGCTGGAGGGCGCGCACGGCTTCGCCAACCCGCTTGACCCGGGCTACGACGAGCGCTCGGCGGCCATGGCCTGGGCGGAGGCGTCGATGTTCCTCGAGCACCACCTGCGGCGCTGA
- a CDS encoding CAP domain-containing protein, which translates to MNRSFVRRLLALGLLVPWLSAGCGSDESPKEDTPSGDAGTPDGGGSGTPDGGPGNTPDGGPTPDGGLGTPDAGGGALSKFAQDMLDGHNATRAAAQPTPSPALAPVTWDTNVENTAKAYAAQCEFKHNANRGNLGENLYAATSTAMPTRDVVKGWSDEIADYNYANNSCTQGEMCGHYTQIVWRDTKRIGCATQTCTKNSPFGAQWPTWQLWVCNYAPPGNYVGQRPY; encoded by the coding sequence ATGAACCGCTCCTTCGTCCGACGTCTGTTGGCCCTGGGTCTCCTCGTGCCGTGGCTCTCCGCGGGGTGTGGCTCGGATGAGTCACCCAAGGAGGACACGCCCTCCGGAGACGCGGGGACACCCGACGGTGGCGGCTCGGGCACGCCCGATGGCGGTCCCGGAAACACGCCAGACGGGGGCCCCACGCCCGATGGGGGCTTGGGCACACCCGACGCTGGCGGAGGAGCGTTGTCGAAGTTCGCCCAGGACATGCTGGATGGACACAACGCCACGCGCGCGGCCGCGCAGCCCACGCCCAGCCCCGCGCTGGCGCCGGTGACCTGGGACACGAACGTGGAGAACACCGCGAAGGCCTATGCGGCCCAGTGCGAGTTCAAGCACAACGCCAACAGGGGCAACCTCGGCGAGAACCTCTACGCCGCCACCTCCACCGCCATGCCGACCCGGGACGTGGTGAAGGGGTGGAGCGACGAAATCGCCGACTACAACTACGCCAACAACTCGTGCACACAGGGCGAGATGTGCGGCCACTACACGCAAATCGTGTGGCGCGACACGAAGCGCATCGGCTGCGCCACCCAGACGTGCACGAAGAACTCTCCCTTCGGCGCGCAGTGGCCCACCTGGCAGCTCTGGGTCTGCAACTACGCGCCGCCGGGCAACTACGTCGGCCAGCGGCCCTACTGA
- a CDS encoding CAP domain-containing protein yields the protein MRAWASCRIIASMRLPVLVLLVLPLGCVSASKSGQHKSSSQRTAVASTQRTQQARAAPPEPHASQSSAKDFARAMLDAHNEARANARPTPKPPLPPLVWSDAAARQAATWAKACKFEHNPNRGDFGENLAAATPDTWGTLQVVKSWADEASDYDHTRNTCKKGKVCGHYTQVVWRKTTGVGCATVLCKKNSPFGEAFPTWQLWVCNYTPPGNFVGQRPY from the coding sequence ATGCGCGCGTGGGCGTCCTGTCGCATCATCGCGAGCATGCGCTTGCCGGTGCTCGTCCTGCTCGTCCTTCCTCTCGGCTGTGTCTCCGCATCGAAATCGGGTCAACACAAGTCCTCGTCCCAGCGCACGGCGGTGGCCTCCACGCAGCGGACCCAACAGGCCCGCGCCGCGCCCCCCGAACCTCACGCCTCGCAGTCCTCCGCCAAGGACTTCGCGCGCGCCATGCTCGACGCCCACAACGAGGCGCGAGCGAATGCGCGGCCCACCCCCAAGCCTCCCTTGCCGCCCCTGGTCTGGTCCGACGCGGCCGCGCGGCAGGCCGCGACGTGGGCCAAGGCCTGCAAGTTCGAACACAACCCCAACCGCGGTGACTTCGGAGAGAACCTGGCCGCCGCCACGCCGGACACGTGGGGCACGCTCCAGGTGGTGAAGAGCTGGGCGGACGAAGCCTCCGACTACGACCACACACGCAACACCTGCAAGAAGGGCAAGGTGTGCGGCCACTACACGCAGGTGGTGTGGCGCAAGACGACGGGCGTCGGCTGCGCCACGGTGCTGTGCAAGAAGAACTCACCGTTCGGTGAGGCGTTCCCCACGTGGCAGCTCTGGGTGTGCAACTACACGCCGCCTGGAAACTTCGTCGGCCAGCGGCCCTACTGA
- a CDS encoding DUF1552 domain-containing protein has product MSRKPTLSRRTVLRGAGALLALPCLEQMLPGSARAAAPTPAPKRLAVFYVPNGIHMPKWLPTGTGAAWELTPTLQPLAPVKSDVLVISGLANDSGKPDGDGHHAAGTAALLSCTKAFKTEGTELRAGISMDQLIANHLAREKATRFASLELGIDAGRGIGNCDSGYACPYANNISWSGPRTPMAKEVRPQAVFDRLFGGTHPGETQAQAARRRAYGMSIIDSVREDATSLQRRLGTTDRRKLDEYFTSVRDLEQQVDALGGAGACGMPTAPGGDEDPRAKTQAMMDLIVLAFQCDLTRVVTFMLANARSNKVYGFLGLSGGHHAYSHHQHVQSNFDALARINHWEVEQYAYLVRRLKEVRDGQGVPLLDNAMVYFTSEIEDGNGHIHKNLPVLISGKGGGAIGTDRHLRAPGVPIANLYISMMRAMGVPNVTAFGADGTQELPGLGG; this is encoded by the coding sequence ATGAGCAGGAAGCCGACACTCTCTCGTCGAACCGTGCTGCGGGGCGCGGGCGCGCTGCTGGCGCTGCCCTGCTTGGAGCAGATGCTCCCAGGCTCCGCCCGGGCCGCGGCCCCCACGCCAGCTCCCAAGCGGCTGGCCGTGTTCTATGTGCCCAATGGCATCCACATGCCCAAGTGGCTTCCCACGGGAACGGGCGCCGCGTGGGAGCTCACGCCGACGCTCCAGCCCCTGGCCCCGGTGAAGAGCGACGTGCTCGTCATCAGCGGGCTCGCCAATGACTCCGGCAAGCCGGATGGAGATGGCCACCACGCCGCGGGCACCGCCGCGCTCCTGTCCTGCACCAAGGCCTTCAAGACGGAGGGCACCGAGCTGCGCGCGGGCATCTCCATGGACCAACTCATCGCCAACCACCTGGCGCGGGAGAAGGCCACGCGCTTCGCCTCGCTGGAGCTGGGCATCGACGCGGGCCGAGGCATCGGCAACTGCGACTCCGGCTACGCGTGCCCCTACGCGAACAACATCTCCTGGTCGGGGCCGCGCACGCCCATGGCGAAGGAGGTGCGCCCCCAGGCGGTCTTCGACCGGCTCTTCGGCGGCACCCACCCCGGAGAGACCCAGGCCCAGGCTGCCCGGCGCCGCGCCTACGGCATGAGCATCATCGACTCCGTCCGCGAGGACGCCACCTCGCTCCAGCGAAGGCTGGGCACCACGGACCGGCGCAAGCTCGACGAGTACTTCACCAGCGTCCGCGACTTGGAGCAGCAGGTGGATGCCCTGGGCGGGGCCGGCGCATGCGGGATGCCCACCGCGCCGGGGGGTGACGAGGACCCTCGCGCCAAGACGCAGGCGATGATGGACCTCATCGTCCTCGCCTTCCAATGCGACCTCACCCGCGTGGTGACCTTCATGCTCGCCAACGCGCGCAGCAACAAGGTGTATGGCTTCCTGGGCCTCAGCGGCGGACACCACGCGTACTCCCACCACCAACACGTCCAGTCCAACTTCGACGCACTCGCGCGCATCAACCACTGGGAGGTGGAGCAGTACGCCTACCTCGTGCGCCGTTTGAAGGAGGTGCGGGACGGACAGGGCGTGCCGCTGCTCGACAACGCCATGGTCTACTTCACCAGCGAAATCGAGGACGGCAACGGACACATCCACAAGAACCTGCCCGTGCTCATCTCGGGCAAGGGCGGCGGAGCCATCGGCACGGACCGTCACCTCCGCGCGCCGGGGGTCCCCATCGCGAACCTCTACATCTCCATGATGCGCGCCATGGGAGTCCCCAACGTCACCGCGTTCGGCGCGGATGGCACCCAGGAACTTCCAGGGCTCGGTGGGTAG
- a CDS encoding DUF1592 domain-containing protein — translation MTSRPHERRRWLGLAGTGCLLLLAGCKSDSLPSARVLPDTPGGTPPIHIAGCENTVIDPGRVTLHRLNRAEYDATVRDLLGDTTHPARAFPADDHGYGFDNNADVLSLSPLLMEKYASAAEALVESAWTRGTLRTCELDPANPEPCARDILSRFARRAWRRPVTAEEVQRLLRPIALAKQHGDPPEAGVKLALRSVLVSPHFLFRVEMDPEPTSAAPHKVNAFELASRLSYFLWSSMPDEALLQAAEQDKLRTPEELEAQVRRMLADPKAQALVSNFAGQWLFTRALDSAEPDPTLYGAFNDTLRRAMRQETELVFQEFLTGDHKLKDLLDAPFTYVNDALAAHYGLPLPGSTSHQRVDLSAHPERRGIFGHGSLLTVTSNPDRTSPVQRGVWVLEQLLCSAPPPPPPNVEGLPPAVNPNMTMKERMAMHRALPQCQGCHRMMDPLGLALENYDPIGRWRMKEVSGAPVDATGDLPDGNVLNGGADMRRFVKEDPKLPDCMTEHLLTYALGRGMSNVDSCAVRFIAATAEARGGRLSDYILAIIFSDHFTSRRGDTEAQSP, via the coding sequence GTGACTTCCAGACCTCACGAACGAAGGCGCTGGCTCGGGCTCGCGGGCACCGGATGCCTGCTGCTGCTCGCCGGCTGCAAGAGCGACTCGCTCCCATCGGCGCGCGTCCTTCCCGACACGCCCGGCGGCACCCCGCCCATCCACATCGCTGGCTGCGAGAACACCGTCATCGACCCGGGCCGCGTCACCCTGCACCGCCTCAACCGCGCCGAATACGACGCCACCGTGCGAGACCTCCTGGGTGACACCACCCACCCCGCGCGCGCGTTCCCCGCCGACGACCACGGCTACGGCTTCGACAACAACGCCGATGTCCTCAGCCTGTCCCCCCTCCTGATGGAGAAGTACGCCTCCGCCGCGGAGGCACTCGTCGAGAGCGCGTGGACCCGAGGCACGCTGCGCACCTGCGAGCTCGACCCCGCCAACCCCGAGCCCTGCGCTCGCGACATCCTCTCCCGCTTCGCGCGCCGCGCCTGGCGCCGCCCCGTCACCGCCGAGGAGGTGCAACGGCTGCTGCGGCCCATCGCGCTCGCGAAGCAGCACGGAGACCCACCGGAGGCCGGGGTGAAGCTGGCCCTGCGCTCGGTGCTCGTGTCGCCCCACTTCCTCTTCCGCGTGGAGATGGACCCCGAGCCCACCTCCGCGGCTCCACACAAGGTCAACGCGTTCGAACTGGCCAGCCGCCTCTCCTACTTCCTCTGGAGCAGCATGCCCGACGAGGCGCTCCTCCAAGCCGCCGAGCAGGACAAGCTGCGCACGCCCGAGGAGCTGGAGGCCCAGGTGCGCCGGATGCTCGCGGACCCGAAGGCCCAAGCCCTGGTGAGCAACTTCGCCGGACAGTGGCTCTTCACCCGCGCGCTCGACTCCGCGGAGCCGGACCCGACGCTCTACGGCGCCTTCAACGACACGCTGCGAAGGGCCATGCGCCAGGAGACCGAGCTCGTCTTCCAGGAGTTCCTCACCGGAGACCACAAGCTGAAGGACCTCCTGGATGCACCCTTCACCTATGTGAACGACGCGCTCGCCGCGCACTACGGGCTGCCACTTCCGGGGAGCACCTCACACCAACGCGTGGACCTGTCCGCGCACCCGGAGCGCCGAGGCATCTTCGGCCACGGCTCCCTGCTCACCGTCACCTCCAACCCCGACCGCACCTCACCCGTGCAGCGCGGCGTCTGGGTGCTGGAGCAGTTGCTGTGCTCGGCGCCACCGCCGCCTCCGCCCAACGTGGAGGGCCTGCCGCCCGCGGTGAATCCCAACATGACGATGAAGGAGCGCATGGCGATGCACCGCGCCCTGCCGCAGTGCCAGGGCTGTCACCGGATGATGGACCCGCTGGGCCTCGCGCTGGAGAACTACGACCCCATCGGGCGCTGGCGGATGAAAGAGGTGAGCGGCGCTCCCGTGGATGCGACGGGAGACCTGCCCGACGGCAACGTCCTCAACGGCGGCGCGGACATGCGGCGCTTCGTGAAGGAGGACCCGAAGCTGCCCGACTGCATGACCGAGCACCTGCTCACCTATGCGCTGGGCCGGGGCATGTCGAACGTGGACTCGTGCGCGGTGCGGTTCATCGCGGCCACGGCGGAAGCCCGGGGCGGACGACTCAGCGACTACATCCTCGCCATCATCTTCAGCGACCACTTCACCTCCCGGCGAGGTGACACGGAGGCCCAATCACCATGA
- a CDS encoding R3H domain-containing nucleic acid-binding protein encodes MTSSRVDTAAADDFLLLVEVLPEELRAVVRALAPEQVLEVVLDLGRVPEARLVDRVVKLREAPVAPEDLAQVMAQVGTPGEDNRAGIERTLHRVSAIRNRRGQVVGLTLRVGRAVYGTIDMLKDLIGSGRNVLLLGRPGVGKTTKLREVARVLADDLGKRVMVVDTSNEIGGDGDVPHPGIGGARRMQVSRPERQHDVMIEAVENHMPEAIIVDEIGTSAEAAAARTIAERGVQLVATAHGNTLENLVLNPTLSDLVGGVHTVTLSDDEARRRRTQKTVSERKAPPTFDIVVEMVSRDEVRVHADTAEAVDRLLSGKDVGGERRWLDADSGRMEVAAVPVRGVMARRPPERVVTAEPMRGVMASHSPERFVTAEPLSARTMQSPVSERASGAESCEVAAGLVAPRGLAEVTPLDVDEPAADAHRPDERPSVPGPSMDTEAARAREVAPAAHWTTVGTAAPPRATRFGPRPADDSPDAVPTADVRGLTRIYAHSVSRDLLQKVLRELPVEARLVSRLESADLVVTVRSKANDPRMRRVVAKTGARVESVKRSSTAELRRALKGFFNVLEGVDEEEVREAVAEAEHAVQRALSEGVSVPLSPRQPRLRKLQHRLVSRYPLEAVSHGSEPSRHLVIYPLGAEVEAALAKEDVEGTA; translated from the coding sequence ATGACTTCATCGCGTGTCGACACCGCCGCTGCTGATGACTTCCTCTTGCTGGTGGAGGTGTTGCCGGAGGAGTTGCGAGCGGTGGTCCGGGCGCTTGCCCCCGAGCAGGTGCTGGAGGTGGTGTTGGATTTGGGGCGGGTGCCCGAGGCCCGGTTGGTGGACCGCGTGGTGAAGCTGCGCGAGGCGCCCGTGGCACCGGAGGACCTGGCCCAGGTGATGGCGCAGGTGGGGACGCCGGGGGAGGACAACCGGGCGGGCATCGAGCGGACGCTGCACCGGGTGTCCGCGATTCGGAACCGGCGCGGGCAGGTGGTGGGGTTGACGTTGCGGGTGGGGCGCGCGGTCTACGGCACCATCGACATGTTGAAGGACCTCATCGGCTCGGGGCGCAACGTGTTGTTGCTGGGGCGGCCCGGGGTGGGGAAGACGACGAAGCTGCGCGAGGTGGCGCGGGTGCTCGCGGACGACCTGGGCAAGCGGGTGATGGTCGTCGACACGTCGAACGAGATTGGCGGGGATGGGGATGTGCCGCATCCGGGCATTGGTGGGGCTCGGCGGATGCAGGTGTCTCGGCCGGAGCGGCAGCACGACGTGATGATAGAGGCGGTGGAGAATCACATGCCGGAGGCCATCATCGTCGACGAGATTGGCACGTCGGCGGAGGCCGCGGCGGCCCGGACGATTGCCGAGCGAGGCGTGCAGTTGGTGGCGACGGCGCACGGCAACACGTTGGAGAACCTGGTGTTGAACCCCACGCTCTCGGACCTGGTGGGCGGCGTGCACACGGTGACGCTGAGCGATGATGAGGCGCGGCGGCGGCGCACGCAGAAGACGGTGAGCGAGCGCAAGGCGCCTCCCACGTTCGACATCGTGGTGGAGATGGTGAGCCGCGACGAGGTGCGCGTGCACGCCGATACGGCGGAGGCGGTGGACCGCTTGTTGTCCGGCAAGGACGTGGGCGGTGAGCGGCGCTGGTTGGACGCGGACTCGGGGCGGATGGAGGTGGCGGCGGTGCCCGTGCGAGGCGTGATGGCGAGGCGCCCTCCGGAGCGGGTCGTGACGGCGGAGCCCATGCGAGGAGTGATGGCGAGTCACTCTCCGGAGAGGTTCGTGACGGCTGAGCCCTTGAGCGCGAGGACGATGCAGTCGCCGGTGTCTGAACGAGCCTCCGGCGCGGAGTCGTGTGAGGTCGCCGCGGGGCTCGTGGCACCTCGCGGACTCGCGGAGGTGACGCCTCTCGATGTGGACGAGCCCGCGGCGGATGCCCATCGGCCCGATGAAAGGCCGTCCGTGCCAGGGCCCTCGATGGACACGGAGGCCGCGAGGGCTCGGGAGGTGGCACCGGCCGCTCACTGGACCACGGTGGGCACCGCCGCTCCGCCTCGCGCGACACGGTTCGGCCCGAGGCCCGCGGACGATTCACCCGACGCGGTGCCCACGGCGGACGTGCGCGGCCTCACTCGCATCTACGCGCACTCGGTGAGCCGGGACCTGCTGCAGAAGGTGTTGCGCGAGCTGCCCGTGGAGGCGCGGCTGGTGAGCCGGTTGGAGTCCGCGGACCTGGTGGTGACGGTGCGCTCGAAGGCCAATGACCCGAGGATGCGGCGGGTGGTGGCGAAGACAGGCGCCCGGGTCGAGTCCGTGAAGCGCAGCAGCACGGCGGAGCTCCGCCGGGCGCTCAAGGGCTTCTTCAACGTGCTGGAGGGCGTGGACGAGGAGGAGGTTCGCGAGGCGGTGGCGGAGGCCGAACACGCGGTACAGCGCGCGCTGAGCGAGGGTGTCTCCGTCCCGCTGTCACCGCGTCAGCCCAGGCTGCGCAAGCTCCAGCATCGTCTGGTGAGCCGCTATCCGCTGGAGGCCGTGAGCCACGGCAGCGAGCCCTCGCGGCACCTGGTCATCTACCCGCTGGGCGCGGAAGTGGAAGCGGCGCTCGCGAAGGAAGACGTCGAAGGCACCGCCTGA